GTCAGTTAGCTCAACCTGGATGGAGTCACAACTGCTTGAGGTGTCGATGTTCGGGACACTAGAAACGTATGACGCACCAATGGACGCCAGCGTTGCCGGAATGCGGATATTTCGTTGCAGCTTTGGATTGAGATTGAATGTATATTCTCCAACCGGAGCAGGTTTATATTCTTGCGTGAGAAAGTGCAGTGGGTCTTCCGTCAATACACGTTCATAGGTGGTATAGCGCTCAAGAACCCTGTTTCTGGTAGGCGTGATTGTATTTGCATCGTAGTCAATGTCGAACCCAAGCCAGCTTGAGATTGGACTTTCAGCCAGTTCGTCATAGGCGCGCAGGGCTAGCTCCCAACTAATGGAACTCTGAAACTCCGATGCTAAGTGGCGTAGATGCGTCAGAATATGCCACTGATCGTTTGTGATCCCAGGTTCGCGGTACCCTTGCAGCAACCAATGAGCCTTCTCAATCGGCTGATGGGGGAAGTAAGTAAGCAGTGCATACAGCAATAGCTCTGTACGGATAAAAACTGAAACCTTCGGCAACCCAATGCCTGAAAACTTTCGTCTGAGAGATACTAGCCAGGTTGTCCTATCCCTCACAACAATGCCCTCTTCGCCTGCTTGACTAATTCTGACTCTGAGAGTATAGGAGGCTCTCCGACATACTGAGCCTCAATCGTTGCTTGATAGGCGAGGTTGTTCCAGCGATAGTCAGGGACGATAAAAAAAGATGTCGACTGTCCAATATCAGGAATCTCATCTTGCCCCAGCGTGTGAACTAGCTTTGTAGCGCTCCCCCAGTCTTTGGCGTCGACGGCCCAAATCTCTCCGTTTGGAAAGGTTACTTTCAGGTCTGCTTGATCAAGCTGTGGCCACAGTTCGACTGTCAAGCCCATATCCTGCAAAGTTTTTGCTAGGCGCAACTCCAGAAGAGAAGGTCTAATCAAGCAAATCACTGTGTCCTCTATTGGTGCTCTGCTCACTTCTTCTGTTAGGGGTTTGCAATAGCCAAGCTCTGCAGCCGCACAATCCAAGTAACCGCCACAGGTTTTACAAAGCGGTAGCGTACTGGACTGTGGCGGGGCTTCCCGGTATGCCTGCATGAGAAAATCCTGCACAGACTCTATTTCTGGGTTGTCCGACCGAAAACGGGCAATCTCAAATTCCGAGGGAAAGGGATGCTCAGCAATAAAGCGACGGATAGATACGTAAACACTGTCAGGTAGGCTGAGTCTTCTAATTTCATTCATCAGGTCGAGAATGTAGCTTTGATTTTGATCTCGCTCAAGATTTAAGGCATATTCACTGGCCCATGCTTCGCATTCCTCAGACGGTCGCGATAGTTCTTCAATCAGCGGCTCACCTGGGAAATCAACCAACTCAGCAAAATCAGGGTCTATTGCTTCTGTTGATTTGCGGGCAGCCTCAATCAAGCAGAGGATAGAGGGGTGCTTCATTTTCCTGCCTTTCGGTTCATCACCCTGCAGTAGCCATTTCAGGCTCAATGATTGGAAGGCTTCGTATAATGGCTGTGGGAATGGCTGAGCCGCATCAACGATGTATGCAGGCTGACCATGATTGATGCGATCGCAGACAGTCACGAGCCCCTTACACAGCTTAATAAATAGAATTTCTTTTGGATTGAATTGTTTATACATTTGCCCTTGAGACGATTATCAAGTGTCTACAGCATTGCTTTCCGTCTCACAGATCGATGCCAACATCAGCACTATACCTGCTAGGCTTTTATGGGATTTGATGAGTTAGATTACTTTAGTACAAATTTACTAAAATAACAAGCTTTCTCGTTGTGGAAACCTATATTTGCAATAACAATGCAACCTAGAAAATCTACCTTTTATGTATCAATAGACAGAGCTAGACAATGCATAATCTTTCCATTCAGCTACCTGATGATGTTTTTGCCACTTTACGTAAAGATCCTGAAGAGCTTGCACAAGAGATGCGAATTGCGGCTGCTGTGAAATGGTATGAGCTTGGGGAAATTTCCCAAGGTAAAGCTGCCGAGATCTCTGGTTTAAATCGGGCAGAATTTATTAACGCTTTAGTTCGGTATAAGGTTTCACCTTTGCAATACACAGCAGAGGAATTGATTGATGAACTTGCAGATGCCAATTGAGAGGGTTGTCGTTGATGCCTCTCCCTTGATTATTCTGTTTAAAGGTCAGCTAGAACAGCTCTTGCCCAAGCTATTCAACGAAATTATCGTACCGGCCGCTGTTTGGGAAGAAGTAACTGATAGCAAAGAGGATATTGCAGCACGGGCATTACCAACCACGTCATGGGTTAAACGACTGGAGCTTTCGGAAATTTCTGGTGAAATTTTCGCCTGGGGATTAGGTGCTGGAGAGTCAGAAGTCTTGAGTTATGCATTTAACCACCACCAATACTGGGCTATTGTTGATGACAAAGCAGCTCGTCGCTGTGCGAAGACCTTGAGAATCCGAACATTAGGAACAGGAGGTCTTCTTGTGCTGGCAAAACGTAGAGGGGTGATTCCATCAATCATCCCAGCGTTGAAAGCCATTGAGTGTGCTGGTCTGTGGCTATCGCAAGATGTAATCAAATTGCTAATGCAGCAGGCAGGAGAGGATGATTAATCCTTTAAACGCTCACCCCTTCTAATTCTTCATCCGTTAGCTCGTACAAGGCTCGGAGTTGATCCAAGGTATCTTGATCAGGACTCCAAAATCCTCGACCCTGCGCCTCCAGCATTCTGCCTACAATATTGCGAAAGGCTTCGGGATTGGCTTGGCGAAGTTTTTCCGCCATCTCAGCATCCAATGCATAGGTATCTGCAGCTTGGTCATAGACCCACCCTTCCTGGAAATCAGCAGTGCCACCCCAGCCAATGAGTGCCGTCATCCGCTGAGAAATCTCGTAGGCCCCGCCAGAGCCTTGATCCGCCATTGCATCTGCCCATTTAGGATTGAGAAGCTTAGTTCGGTACTCCATCCGCAACAGCGAATCTAAATCACGAGGGGTCGTGTCTTTGGAGAAACTTTCAACAAAATTGGCTTTGACCTTGCTGCCCCGCTGTTGCTCCGCTGCTAACTTCAGACCACCTGTATTCGCATAATATTCCTGAATATCCGTCAAACCATATTCCACAGAGTCAATTTCTTGGACGATTTGCTCTGTACTCTTCAGTAAGGTTTGCAGAACCTCAGGGCGGGCTTGGCCTTTGTCATTACGACCATAGCTAAAAGCATTCCGATCGCTCCAGGTTTGCCCCAACTCATCCGAAGATTCCCAGTTGGAGTCCGTCACCCGGTCATTGACCAAAGAGCCAAAATCCCCGGCAGGGTTAGAAAAGAGACGAGCAGAGACGTTCTCGACTCCCTGCTCTTTCAAGGCTAGGGCATGTTTGCGAATAAAGTTCTGGTCTGGGGGTTCGTCTGCTTCCGCCGCTCGTAAGAACAGGTCATCCAACAGCTCAATAATATTGACAAAGCTATCTCGGAAGATGCCAGACAGATTCGCCAAAACATCTACACGGGGGTGATCGAGCTGATCTAAGGGCGTCAGACCATAGCGAACAATTCGTCCTGTCCCTTCTTTAATCGGTTCTGCCCCCACGAGTTCTAGAAGAATACCGATGGATTCCCCGCGAGTCTTAATGGCATCTAATCCCCACAGCATCACGGCGACGGTTTCTGGGTAGCTGCCTTTTTCTTCCAGGTTTTGCTCCAATATCTTACGAGCAATCTCCCGACCTCGCTCATAGGCGGCAGGGGAGGGCATCCGATAGGGGTCAAGGGCATGGATATTTCGTCCTGTGGGTAAGACCCCGGGACCATCACGGAGCAAGTCTCCACCAGGGGCTGGGGGTACGTATTCTCCGTTTAAGCCCCGCAGTAAGTTGGTGAGTTCATCCCCAGTTTGGGCCAGTAGACTCCGGATTTGTAGGGCTTCTTCCAACTTAGGCGTACTGCCATTGAGTTCAAACCGTTGGCGAATTTGATCGGATTCTTCACCCGTAGCAACGGCTGCGATCTCATCCTCTGGTAACTCTTCTCCAAAGTAAGCCTGAAGGTAACTTTCCAGCTTTTCAGCATCGGGGGATTCCCCTAGTACATGCAGCCCAGAAGAGAATAACCGCGTTTCTAAAACTTGCAGATATTCATATAGCTCCACTAGATAGTGGTTAAAAGCGTCGGCACTAAACATGCGGGCATTCTCAGGGGTAAATTCAATACCCAACTGCTTGGCTTCCTGGAACGGACAATCTGCATCAATTCCCGCATCAATAATCTTTTTGCAGATGGCCTCCCGCAGCACCGCATTTTTTTCTGGATCTTCTCGGTATTCCTGGATCAGATCGCGCAAGGCGGCTAGCTCTTTGTAGAGTTCAGCTCGACCATAGGGTGGGACATTATGGGAGATCAAAACGCCATATCCTCGACGCTTTGCCAAGATCGACTCCGAAGGATTATTAGCCGCATAGATATAGAGGTTAGGAATGTTCCCCAACAGCACATCCGGCCAGGAATAGCCGGTATTCCCCAGGGGGCTGCCGGGGAGCCATTCGACGGTGCCGTGCATGCCAAAATGAATCACCCCATCGGCTTGGAAGCCATTTTGCAGCCATTTGTAAAAGGCCGCATATTGAGGATGAGGCGTTAAATCCCGCTCAAACATCAGACGCATGGGGTCACCGGATAAGCCTAGCGGCGGCTGCACACCAATCCAGACATTCCCCATCTGAATGCCGCCGACGCTAAATTCCTCGCCATTAGTCTTAATCCCCGTCCCCGTTAGGGAGTCCCACTGCTTTTCAATCCGATGGGTCAGCAAATATCCCAGCCACCGTTCCAGCTGGCGGACATTGACGGAGGTGCTTCCAGCATGACCATTCATCTGGGCTGGATCGACTAAGCCATTATCTGCTTCCCGCACCCAGTTGACGATTTCTTCGCCATCTTCTGGTAAATCTCCCACGTTATAGCCTTGGGATTTTAGGGATCTGAGCAGACTTAAGAGAGATTTCGGCACATTCAGTAGCGCTGCAGTTCCAGTCGCCCCGTATCCCGGTGGAAATCCATAGAGGAGAATGGCTAACTTCCTATCGGCTATTGGTTTCTGGCGGAGGGCAATCCACTGTTTCAGCCGTCCGGTGAGGCGATCGACCCGTTCGGGCACAATGTAAATATCATTACCAACCAGCCCACCTAGGGGAATCGTATCAATGGCGCCATCGAGTTCGGGCAGGGCATAGAGCACCACACTCTGCAATCCACCGATTCCTTGGCGAGTCCAGGAATAAATATCTTGAATTAGCAAAGGGGCGGCAACCAGATAAGGCACATTCTTGGCACTGAGAATCTGCTTGGCCACGGCCACTTGCCGTCCCGCTTCCATCGATCCTGCGGGACCGCCGACGAGGGGGAAACCAATTGTCGAGACAATCGCATCTACCTCCGCTGCCTTTTCAGACAAAGACAGAATTTCCTTGGTGCCCTGTTGCCGTTGATCCTGTTCGTGGCGGGTGGTCATTAAATCCCGCACGGCCACATGGCCTTCCACCCCGTTAATAAAGATGGGCAAAGGAATCAGCCCCGCTTCCTCAAATTTACGAATCATCTGGGGAATATAGGGCTGTTTAGTGATTACATGCTTGCGATACAGCAGAATCCCGACAACGGGGGGCTGGGCAAAGTGAATATGTTGGGTTGTGGAGGTTGCTCCCGCTTTCCAAAGGAAGGGCAGCCGATTAATTTTGTACCAGTCCAGGTAGTCTTGGGGAGATTCAAAATACCCTTCATAGTCTGGATGGAGCAGACCAATATTAGGGGTCTCGATGGGGGGTGGAATTTCCGCGTTGAGGGGTAGGTTGAGATATTTCTCGGCCAGGGTCCAGCACATGGCGGCCACATTCTCAGGACCACCCGCATTCCAATAGCCGTAAATAATCAACCAGTTCCGTAAGTCTTGGACCTTTTTACCGGGCACATACTTGAGCAGCTTAGGACCGACTTTGAGAAAGCTGATATACCCGGCGAGTTTGTCTTCTTCTTTACCACTGCCAAATTTATCCAGGATGTATTTGACGGGCTTGGGCATCCCTTTGGGCTTCTCGCCAATCACAAACTTGCCCAACTGGGTCAGGCTCATCAGTTCCAACGCTGATTCAAATACCAAGCGGATGGGAATATCCTGCACTCGCTCCCGTAGCCACAGCACTTGATCGTAATCGAAGACTAAGCTGCTAAAGAAGACATCCGCTCCTTGCAAGGCGGCGGTGACGGCTTCTGGGGCAGCGTTAATATCGCGATCACTAAATATCCGCACCTCCAAACCCGGACAGCGAGCTTGTGCCAGCTCGGCCGCTCTGATATATAAGTCGATATTAAAGGATTCAAATCCCGCAATCAGAACAATCCGTGCCATCGGTGCAGCCTAAAATCGGTTGAGGTCTCTTCCTAAATCTTAATGATCTTTCAGAGATAGATTCAAACTTATTCAAAAAATCTACGTTTGACGATGCAATATCCAGTTGTAATTCATAAAGATACTGATAGTGCCTATGGGGTAACCGTTCCCGATCTGCCTGGATGCTTTTCGGCTGGAGATACGATGGACGAAGCCATGAGCAATGTGGTTGAAGCTATTGAATGCCATGTTGAGGGGCTACTGCTTGAGGGAGAGGATATTCCCCTCCCTCAGCCGATGGATATTTACTACGATAACCCTGACTATGAAGAGGGAATTTGGGGCGTCGTGTCGGTTGATCTCTCCAAACTGTCGGGCAAAGCCACGTGGATCAATATCACCATCCCTGAACGGATTTTAAGCAAGATTGATACCCAGGTTGCTGAAAGTGGCGGTAATCGATCCAGCTATCTTGTGAACGCTGCCTTGGCATATATACGCAACGATCTGGTCCCTACAAAGTCTGAACGTTAGAGGAGTAAACCAGCCGGGCCGAGCAGTATGGCAATCGCAACTCCCAGAATTGAGCCCACTATCACTTGCACAGGGGTATGACCTAAAAGTTCTTTGAGGCGGTCTTCATTGAATTCGGGATGCTCTTGAAACATTTCATCCACAATTTGATTGAGGACCTTGGCTTGTTTTCCTGCGGCCTGACGCACGCCAGCAGCATCGTACATGACGATGATGGCAAAAACGGTTGCGATCGCAAACTCAGTACTGTCCCACCCCTGAACTTGCCCCACACAGGTAGCTAAGGTTGTCACCGAGGCAGAATGGGAGCTAGGCATACCTCCCGTTTCTACCAACACTCGGAAATTGATTTTGCCATTTTGAATCAGATCAATAATGATCTTGAGACCTTGAGCAATCAAACTCGCCGCAAGGGAAACCAGCAAGACCTGGTTATGGAGAATATTGCCAAAATCCTGCATATCTATTGTCGAAACTTGGACCAGGAGAGCATTGACAGCATCTAAGATTGACGAGACGTAATGAAATCAGCGAGGGCCTGTAACGGGGCTGACTGTTCTCCGTAAACCGCTAACTCTGCTTTCGCTTCTTCGATTAAATGTTGGGCTTGTCGCTTAGACTCCGGAATGCCCCAGAGACTGGGATACGTCGCCTTCTGGGCCGCCACATCTTTACCGGCAGTTTTGCCCAGCTTTTCGCTAGTGGCTGTTACATCCAACACATCATCAATAATTTGGAAGGCCAGACCGATATTACGCGCAAATTTAGAGCACCGGTCCAAGAGGTCTTGATTCGCCCCTGCCAGCTCAGCTCCCGACAAAACTGAAGCTTCTAGCAATGCCCCGGTTTTATGGGCATGGATAAAATTCAAGGTCGAGAGGGTCACGTCTTCTGCACCTTCTGACTCCAGATCAACGACCTGACCGCCCACTAAACCCGTCGCGGCCACTGCATGGCCCAGGCGAGCAACGACTTTCAACACCTGTTCAGGGGGAACCTGTTGGGTCTGAATCGCTACATGCTCATAGGCATAAGCTAATAACCCATCCCCGGCCAGAATAGCGATGTCTTCCCCATACTTTTTGTGGTTGGTGGGTTTCCCTCGGCGGAAGTCATCATTGTCCATGGCGGGTAAATCATCATGGATGAGAGACATGGTATGGATCATTTCCAGGGCGCAGGCCGTGGGCATGGCCATCTCAATGGTGCCACCAGCCAGTTCACAAGCCGCCAAACACAAAATGGGGCGAAGGCGCTTCCCTCCTGCCATCAAGGAGTACCGCATGGCCTCATAAATTTTTTCGGGGTAGACCACGGGAATAGAGGCATCTAAGGCGGCCTCCACAAGTTCTCGCCGCTGAGAGAGATAGTCTACAAGGTTAAAGTTGGAGGGGGTTGGAGCAGACAAATCTTGAGTTGATGAGGTTTTCTGAGGGTTTTCAGCGGATATCATCCTGGTGATCCTTCGTGATCTTTGACGATGAAATGGTCACCCTAAGTCGGGCAAAAAAAGCCCACTAGTTGTTGAAAGCAGTGATTCAATGCGATCTCAACCATGAGGCTAGTTCAACTATTGTATGATCCTTTGTGCCGTTGCCTAAAACTCCACACGGTATTCTCCAAAAGCATGGATACGGTCATGGGACCGACGCCTCCCGGCACCGGGGTAATCAATGAACTTTGAGACTGAACTGAGGCAAACTCCACGTCTCCTACTAAGCGGGCTTTCCCTTCAATTTCTTGGCGGCTTATCCCCACATCAATCACCACAGCTCCGGGTTTAACCATATCCGCCGTAATCAGTCCAGGCTTGCCGACAGCCGCCACCAACACATCCGCAGTGCGGGTAACCGCAGCCAAATCAGAGGTGCGAGAATGGGCCATCGTCACCGTGGCATTGGCTGCCAACAGCATCAAAGATACGGGTTTGCCTACCAAAATACTGCGGCCAATAACAACCGCATGCAGACCGGACAGCTCCACATCATAGGCTGCTAATAATCGCATCACCCCCGCAGGGGTACAGCTGCGCAATCCTGCCTCACCTCGCACTAATCGCCCTAAGTTTAGGGGATGTAAACCATCTACATCTTTATCTGGATCAATCTCATACAGTAGTGCTGTGGAATCCAAATGGGAAGGCAGAGGCAACTGCACCAAAATGCCATCGACTTGAGGATTCGTATTTAAGTCATGGATGGTTTGCTTCACTTCTTCAAAGGTCACCTCCGCAGGGAAATGGTGACCAAAAGAAGCAATCCCTAACCGTTCGCAGGCCCGTTCTTTATTTCGTACATAGGCTGCACTCGCTGGATTATCCCCCACCATCAGAACGGCTAATCCAGGTGGGCGACCGATTTCGGTTTGCAAGGTTTGAATTTGGGCAGTCAGCTCCCCTTGAATTTTTTGGGCTAGTCCCTTGCCGTCCAGCAGCTTGGAAGACTCAACAGCCATCGGTAACGTCCTTCAGATGCAGTTAAAAGTGCTTCTCGATTGTATCGGCTTACCTTAGAATTCGGGATAGTCTTAACCTAAGGGGCAACGTTACAGTTTCATCTGGCCCTTTGCACTCAAGAAGTCGTGCCCAACTATGTCTGAATCTATTGATATTGGCGATCGCATTCGTATTGTTTCCCTCCCCCCCTATGTCAAAACGGCAGAGCCGATGCCCATGTTGCGGCCTCCAGATGTCATCCGCGTTGGTGAAGAAGGCACGGTCCTCAGCCGAGAACCTGGGGATTACTGGAGCGTGCGCATGGAGAATGGGGCTTATTTACTCAGCAGTCAATATTTAGAAAAAGTAGACGCCGACTAGGAGGGAGTCAGCCACGGCTGCACCGCAGCTTCTGAACCCACTAGGGAAATATAGGAGGGGTGGAGGTGCTGACAAGCGGCTTGGTAAACGGTTTCAACATCTAGGCTCTCGATCTGTTTTGGGAAAGTCTGATCGTAGTGGATGCCTAATCCCAACGCTTCGTACCAGCCCATCAGGTGGGCCAATTGAGCATTACTTTGCTTACCCAATACATATTGGCCAAGAAGCTTACTTTGGGCAGCTTCTATTTCCTGATTAGAGAGGGGCTGTTGACGAAGGCGATCGATTTCCGCTTGGAGTTTCGTCAGTGCGATCGCAGTATTATCCGCAGCAGTCCCCAAATACACCACAAAATGCGAAGGCCCGAGACGAGTCGGATAAAACCCCGACACCTCATAGGCCAGTCCCTGCTGTTCACGCAGTTCCACAAATAAGCGGCTAGACAGGCCATTACACAGGTAGGTGTACAGCAACTTCAATGCTGCATAGTCTGCTCCCAGTACCGAAGGGGCTAGATGGCCCAACATAACAATACTTTGCTGGGTCGGTTGAGAGATAACCGAAAGATTAGATTCAGTCGTTAAGGCAGGCTTCGCTGC
The genomic region above belongs to Acaryochloris sp. CCMEE 5410 and contains:
- a CDS encoding UPF0175 family protein; this translates as MHNLSIQLPDDVFATLRKDPEELAQEMRIAAAVKWYELGEISQGKAAEISGLNRAEFINALVRYKVSPLQYTAEELIDELADAN
- a CDS encoding DUF3368 domain-containing protein, which gives rise to MNLQMPIERVVVDASPLIILFKGQLEQLLPKLFNEIIVPAAVWEEVTDSKEDIAARALPTTSWVKRLELSEISGEIFAWGLGAGESEVLSYAFNHHQYWAIVDDKAARRCAKTLRIRTLGTGGLLVLAKRRGVIPSIIPALKAIECAGLWLSQDVIKLLMQQAGEDD
- the bchH gene encoding magnesium chelatase subunit H; protein product: MARIVLIAGFESFNIDLYIRAAELAQARCPGLEVRIFSDRDINAAPEAVTAALQGADVFFSSLVFDYDQVLWLRERVQDIPIRLVFESALELMSLTQLGKFVIGEKPKGMPKPVKYILDKFGSGKEEDKLAGYISFLKVGPKLLKYVPGKKVQDLRNWLIIYGYWNAGGPENVAAMCWTLAEKYLNLPLNAEIPPPIETPNIGLLHPDYEGYFESPQDYLDWYKINRLPFLWKAGATSTTQHIHFAQPPVVGILLYRKHVITKQPYIPQMIRKFEEAGLIPLPIFINGVEGHVAVRDLMTTRHEQDQRQQGTKEILSLSEKAAEVDAIVSTIGFPLVGGPAGSMEAGRQVAVAKQILSAKNVPYLVAAPLLIQDIYSWTRQGIGGLQSVVLYALPELDGAIDTIPLGGLVGNDIYIVPERVDRLTGRLKQWIALRQKPIADRKLAILLYGFPPGYGATGTAALLNVPKSLLSLLRSLKSQGYNVGDLPEDGEEIVNWVREADNGLVDPAQMNGHAGSTSVNVRQLERWLGYLLTHRIEKQWDSLTGTGIKTNGEEFSVGGIQMGNVWIGVQPPLGLSGDPMRLMFERDLTPHPQYAAFYKWLQNGFQADGVIHFGMHGTVEWLPGSPLGNTGYSWPDVLLGNIPNLYIYAANNPSESILAKRRGYGVLISHNVPPYGRAELYKELAALRDLIQEYREDPEKNAVLREAICKKIIDAGIDADCPFQEAKQLGIEFTPENARMFSADAFNHYLVELYEYLQVLETRLFSSGLHVLGESPDAEKLESYLQAYFGEELPEDEIAAVATGEESDQIRQRFELNGSTPKLEEALQIRSLLAQTGDELTNLLRGLNGEYVPPAPGGDLLRDGPGVLPTGRNIHALDPYRMPSPAAYERGREIARKILEQNLEEKGSYPETVAVMLWGLDAIKTRGESIGILLELVGAEPIKEGTGRIVRYGLTPLDQLDHPRVDVLANLSGIFRDSFVNIIELLDDLFLRAAEADEPPDQNFIRKHALALKEQGVENVSARLFSNPAGDFGSLVNDRVTDSNWESSDELGQTWSDRNAFSYGRNDKGQARPEVLQTLLKSTEQIVQEIDSVEYGLTDIQEYYANTGGLKLAAEQQRGSKVKANFVESFSKDTTPRDLDSLLRMEYRTKLLNPKWADAMADQGSGGAYEISQRMTALIGWGGTADFQEGWVYDQAADTYALDAEMAEKLRQANPEAFRNIVGRMLEAQGRGFWSPDQDTLDQLRALYELTDEELEGVSV
- a CDS encoding type II toxin-antitoxin system HicB family antitoxin → MQYPVVIHKDTDSAYGVTVPDLPGCFSAGDTMDEAMSNVVEAIECHVEGLLLEGEDIPLPQPMDIYYDNPDYEEGIWGVVSVDLSKLSGKATWINITIPERILSKIDTQVAESGGNRSSYLVNAALAYIRNDLVPTKSER
- a CDS encoding divergent PAP2 family protein — encoded protein: MQDFGNILHNQVLLVSLAASLIAQGLKIIIDLIQNGKINFRVLVETGGMPSSHSASVTTLATCVGQVQGWDSTEFAIATVFAIIVMYDAAGVRQAAGKQAKVLNQIVDEMFQEHPEFNEDRLKELLGHTPVQVIVGSILGVAIAILLGPAGLLL
- the crtE gene encoding geranylgeranyl diphosphate synthase CrtE; the encoded protein is MISAENPQKTSSTQDLSAPTPSNFNLVDYLSQRRELVEAALDASIPVVYPEKIYEAMRYSLMAGGKRLRPILCLAACELAGGTIEMAMPTACALEMIHTMSLIHDDLPAMDNDDFRRGKPTNHKKYGEDIAILAGDGLLAYAYEHVAIQTQQVPPEQVLKVVARLGHAVAATGLVGGQVVDLESEGAEDVTLSTLNFIHAHKTGALLEASVLSGAELAGANQDLLDRCSKFARNIGLAFQIIDDVLDVTATSEKLGKTAGKDVAAQKATYPSLWGIPESKRQAQHLIEEAKAELAVYGEQSAPLQALADFITSRQS
- the folD gene encoding bifunctional methylenetetrahydrofolate dehydrogenase/methenyltetrahydrofolate cyclohydrolase FolD; this translates as MAVESSKLLDGKGLAQKIQGELTAQIQTLQTEIGRPPGLAVLMVGDNPASAAYVRNKERACERLGIASFGHHFPAEVTFEEVKQTIHDLNTNPQVDGILVQLPLPSHLDSTALLYEIDPDKDVDGLHPLNLGRLVRGEAGLRSCTPAGVMRLLAAYDVELSGLHAVVIGRSILVGKPVSLMLLAANATVTMAHSRTSDLAAVTRTADVLVAAVGKPGLITADMVKPGAVVIDVGISRQEIEGKARLVGDVEFASVQSQSSLITPVPGGVGPMTVSMLLENTVWSFRQRHKGSYNS
- the sipA gene encoding regulatory protein SipA, encoding MSESIDIGDRIRIVSLPPYVKTAEPMPMLRPPDVIRVGEEGTVLSREPGDYWSVRMENGAYLLSSQYLEKVDAD